The proteins below are encoded in one region of Brassica napus cultivar Da-Ae chromosome A6, Da-Ae, whole genome shotgun sequence:
- the LOC125575614 gene encoding probable 2,3-bisphosphoglycerate-independent phosphoglycerate mutase has product MEQGDEEVKKRVAFVLIDGLGDVSIPKLGYKTPLQAANIPNLDAIASAGINGLMDPVEVGLGCGSDTAHLSLMGYDPRVYYRGRGAFESMGAGLAMSPGDIAFKSNFATLDEETGIVVSRRADRHFEEEGPILCAALDGMKLPSFPEYEVRVRYATEHRCGVVVKGPKLSGNISGTDPLKDNRLLLQAKPLDESEEANHTANVVNELSKEISRILVTHPVNAKRLAQGKNIANLVLLRGCGIRIEVPPFEEKHGLWPCMVAPTKIIAGLGMSLGIDILEAPGATGDYRTLLTSKAVAIANALSAPLSPCPNVFVPGEDGHKPGRSGGYDFGFLHIKAIDDAGHDKATMFKVKGLEAVDKAIRQLAKLLWQAESCSDYQYFLCVTGDHSTPVEYGDHSFEPVPFTMCRLREFVSAVGGESALLETSLEPFPLPTVVECGEDVAGKEEDGGRKETPTAVGGDSVAELSEIAAARGCLGRFHGGEMMGVITKFLKLEV; this is encoded by the exons ATGGAACAAGGTGATGAAGAAGTCAAAAAGAGAGTTGCTTTTGTCCTGATCGATGGTTTGGGAGATGTCTCAATACCTAAATTAGGCTACAAAACTCCTCTGCAAGCAGCTAACATACCAAATCTCGACGCAATCGCATCAGCTGGAATCAACGGTCTAATGGATCCAGTGGAAGTTGGGTTGGGATGCGGTAGTGACACTGCTCACCTCTCTCTGATGGGTTATGACCCCAGAGTGTACTACAGAGGACGCGGCGCGTTTGAGTCAATGGGTGCAGGGTTAGCAATGTCACCAGGTGATATAGCTTTCAAG TCTAATTTCGCGACGTTGGATGAGGAAACTGGCATTGTTGTTAGTCGAAGAGCTGACCGGCATTTCGAAGAAGAAGGGCCTATACTTTGTGCAGCTCTTGATGGAATGAAGCTTCCTTCTTTCCCTGAGTATGAAGTGAGAGTCAG ATATGCAACGGAACACAGATGTGGAGTGGTTGTAAAAGGACCAAAGCTCAGTGGGAACATCTCAGGAACAGACCCTTTGAAGGATAACCGTTTACTTCTCCAAGCTAAACCTCTGGATGAATCAGAAGAAGCTAACCACACAGCTAACGTTGTTAACGAACTGTCCAAGGAGATATCACGCATTCTTGTTACCCACCCGGTTAACGCAAAGAGGCTTGCACAAGGCAAGAACATAGCTAACCTCGTCCTTCTAAGAGGCTGTGGCATTCGAATAGAGGTTCCTCCTTTCGAAGAGAAGCATGGTTTGTGGCCTTGTATGGTAGCACCAACAAAGATCATAGCAGGACTTGGTATGTCCCTCGGCATCGACATTCTAGAAGCTCCAGGAGCCACTGGTGATTACAGGACGCTTCTCACATCGAAAGCGGTTGCTATAGCTAACGCACTCTCAGCTCCTTTGAGCCCTTGTCCTAATGTCTTTGTCCCGGGAGAGGACGGGCATAAACCGGGAAGGTCAGGTGGTTATGACTTTGGCTTCCTTCACATAAAGGCTATAGATGATGCTGGTCATGATAAGGCCACGATGTTCAAAGTCAAGGGCTTGGAGGCTGTTGATAAGGCCATACGTCAGCTCGCTAAGCTTCTGTGGCAAGCTGAGTCTTGTAGTGATTACCAGTACTTCTTGTGTGTGACCGGTGATCATTCTACTCCGGTTGAGTACGGAGACCACAGCTTCGAGCCGGTTCCGTTCACGATGTGCCGGTTGAGAGAGTTTGTGAGTGCGGTTGGAGGAGAATCAGCGCTGTTGGAGACGTCTTTGGAACCTTTTCCACTTCCAACGGTTGTGGAGTGTGGCGAAGATGTTGCCGGAAAAGAGGAAGACGGTGGGAGGAAGGAGACTCCTACGGCGGTTGGTGGTGATTCAGTTGCGGAGTTGAGTGAGATTGCGGCTGCGAGAGGGTGTCTTGGTCGTTTCCATGGTGGTGAAATGATGGGAGTCATCACTAAGTTTCTTAAGCTTGAGGTATGA